In the Molothrus ater isolate BHLD 08-10-18 breed brown headed cowbird chromosome 30, BPBGC_Mater_1.1, whole genome shotgun sequence genome, CAAACACCTCCTGGAGCCCCcaatcccccccaaaccctcatTACAGCCCCCACCCCACaatcccccagccccacagacacccccagccccccgaTCCCCCCCCCCGTGCTCACCGCACTGAGGCCGAGGGTGCCACGGACAGGGCCGGGGGTCACCCCATAGAGCACCCCGGCTCCGGCCAGCATTCCCAACACCTGGGCCAGCAGGTAACCCAGGGCacggggcagggagagctgcgAGGCCATCAGGAAGGCCAGCGTGATGGCCGGGTTGACGTGACCCCCGCTGACATTGCCCAACGCCTGCACCAGGGTGGTCTGGGCCAGCCCGAAGGCCAAGGCGGCCCCCACAACGCTGGGGGGGCCCGGGGCCCAGCGCAGGGaggcccccagccccagcagggcatAGAGGAGGCTGCCCAGGAACTCGGCCAGGACGGCCCTCCAGAAGGCGGACGAGCGCAGCTCCCGCATGGCCTGGCCCCGCTGCCGCCCTCCAcggccccgctcccctccccgGGGGCCGCCCGTGCCCACCTTTATAAGCCccccccgggccggccccggggGTGGGATCCCACCTACGccaccccccccacccccacaCCCCCGTTAACCGATTCGCTGCCCGGGGCACGGGACAGGTGACACGCGGTGAGGAACCCCCCGGGCATCCCCGCACCCCACAATAGtagggaccccccccccccactaGAGCTGCGCcgcccccatccctgggagtttttttttgggggggggggggctgtaACCCATTGATGCCCTCAGTGGGGTTTAGGGGACCCCCCTTGCTGGGGGCCAGCACTGACACACctcaaacccccccccccccccaaaatgttgtggggacactttggggcaACCCCGGCTGGGAGCCGCCCCCCACCCCGAGGGAGGGGCGCTgggtgggggctgtggggtgggggctgtggggtgtccCCCCCCCCCGGTGCTGTTGTCTGCGGGAGGGTTTATTCAGCCCGGCTTAGCGGGCGCTGAGTCCCCGAGCCGGGGGGATTAAAGCCCGGCCCGGCCATTGGCGCCCGGCGGAATCTGCCGGGGCTGCAGAGGCCACCACAAAGGGCTTTGCTGCGCTCAGCTCCCCGGCACGGGACGGGGCTGACGGGGGGTCCCGGCCCCCGCCCTCACCGGGGGGGCCGCGGGGAGGGAGAACCCGCCCCGCCCGCAGTCCCCGGTGTCGCGGGGTCGCGGTGCCGCAGCCCCCCGGGGTCCCGGTGCCGTGGTCGAGACCCCCTCCCCGCTCCCCTCACAGCATCGCTCCGCACCCACCTGCGACCCCAACGCAACTTTAATCCCCCAAAACACCTTGAAGTAAAAGGGGAGGGGGCCCGGAGCCGCCCACCCTGTGGGTGCCCCACGGATGCGGTGTCAAGGGGTGGAGGATCGGGGGGCTGCGGTGGAACGGGGGGGGCTCAGGCAGTGCCCTGCTCGgctggggggggtggggggcagcGGGCCACCGAGGagggggacaggctgggggtcTCCACCAGAGCCACGTCCCGGCAGGCGAGGCAGGCGCTGAGCTTCTCCCGGGAGGCTCCGGGTGCCAGGATGAACTCGTAGGAGAGCCCAGCCAGCACCGCGCCCAGCACCGGCCCCAGCCAGTACACCTGGAGGGGGACAGAGAgctgggggggtcccagggacGGGGGGGACACCCGGgggtggggggacaggggaccccaccccagggatgggtatggagcagaggaagctgccccagggatgagggcagcagtggggaggggGTGTGGCTTGTCCCAAGGATGGCAATAGGGGGGACACAGCGGTCCTGTGATGGTGACACCATGAGACCCTTGGGGACACCGTGAGGACCCTCGGGGTCATGGCTGGTGCTGACCTGTCCCAGGGGgacccagggaagggaagggaagggaagggaagggaagggaagggaagggaagggaagggaagggaagggaagggaagggaagggaagggaagaaccAGGAACCGCCAtcctggggtggggatgggacCACAGCGGTCACACACTGTCGCTGTAGACTCCCCTCTTACTTGGGGACTCTGGGGGAGCCCCAGGTTGCCCCCAACTCACCCAATGATGATCCCAGAGCCCGGTGACGATGGCTGGCCCCAGCGAGCGTGCGGGGTTCATGCTGCCCCCCGAGAACGGCCCCTGTGGGTGACGGGAGAGGGGTCAGGGGCTGGTGGGGTGGGGACCCCGTGGGCAGGTGGGACACGGGGGGGTCCTTACTGCGGCCAGGGCACCGGCGGCCACggcactgcccagggccagcccagcctgtgggGCTGCGTGTTCAGAGGTGGCAAAggcagccagtgccagctggaAGGTGGCAAAGGTCTCCCATACCAGCGCCGTCCCCGCCGTCCCCGCCGTGCTCACCTGCAGAAGGGAGGGACACCTGTCCAACCTGTCCAGTACCAGGGGATGGGCACAAAGATGGGGGCACTCACCCTGGTGACGAGCCCGGTGTCGTCCTGCAGCGCTGCacgggcagcagcagaggccaGCGTGGCCCCCGTGCActgggccaggagccccagggcccCGTGCAGGGCGCTCAGCTTGCGGgtgcacagcagggccagcgTCAATGCAGGGTTGGCCTGGGGACCCCCGAGGGTGCAGACGAGCCCCCCGGCCACCAacccccctgccagggctggtgccag is a window encoding:
- the LOC118697222 gene encoding aquaporin-2-like, with protein sequence MAIGEELRSGRFWRGVLAELLATLIFVGVVLGASASPGPLAPALAGGLVAGGLVCTLGGPQANPALTLALLCTRKLSALHGALGLLAQCTGATLASAAARAALQDDTGLVTRVSTAGTAGTALVWETFATFQLALAAFATSEHAAPQAGLALGSAVAAGALAAGPFSGGSMNPARSLGPAIVTGLWDHHWVYWLGPVLGAVLAGLSYEFILAPGASREKLSACLACRDVALVETPSLSPSSVARCPPPPPAEQGTA